The sequence TCCGTCAAGTGAAAGCTTGGATAAAAATTTGAGTAATTTGCGCAGATACTCTGAACCAGCTTATGGATCCAGGAGCATTTAACCGAGGTGACAATGTTAGCCATAACCAGAACACTTCCTCCAGGACCGGAATGAGTGGAAGACAATGGAGATGGCAAAACTGCCTTTCTTTTTTGCTCTGAGTCAAATGTTTGTATTGCAATTGTTGATTCGTATATATTTGAATTGTCATTCAAACTTGAAATCGTTACATTTTGGTTGTCAACCATTTCATTTATTGATTTAGAtccttcattcttttttttttttaaattgtaaaaGGCTTTACACTGCACAAAGGAGAGGTTCTAGTCCAATGACATTGATCACTTGCTATATTTGGAGAAGATCATAAATCGTGATATTTAAGGATATAGGATGGCATCTACTTAAATACATTTACGAGGAACACAAGTAAATTAACGTGCATAAAACTGACATAAGTTCATGCTTGTTGATGATGTAAATTATTGCACCAGGTGCAACCATGCAAAAGTCGAGACTGAATTCAGTAACACAAGTGTCCAATATAAGAATGCTTGCAAAATTCAAAGAAATCCAATCTCTGGACCTTAAACATGTGATTTATTTAACCAATTACATCAAATATttccaaagaaaaagaacaacaaattaTTTCCACTCCTCGGACTACTTTAATGGTTTTACAAagcaatttttttcacttttgttgAAGGCTAGGCCTTGGGGCTTATGAGTTGAACCTGCTGCAGTCCAGTCTTATTTCACCTTTATCACCAGTTTTGACTCCAACCCTTCCGAGTTTTCTCATTGCAGTGACAAAAGCTCCATTAAAGTCGAAACCGTTATTAGCAAAGTCATTAACAGTGCCTTGAGATGATTCATCAGTGAAGAGCACCTGATCTGAGGTGAACAAACCCTTTCCTCCAACCAGATTCTTGTAATACTCGTTGTCAAAGGTTCGTGGAGTCACAGGGTCCATGTTTATAGCAATGGAAGGATCTACATTTTGAGGGCACATTCCCATAAGTTGTTTAGCATATTCTGGATCCAAAGAAGGGTCAGGGTTGGATGGGGTAAATGAGTAGATACGGTTTGCAAAACGGTCACAGTGAGAGAAGCCAAGTGTGTGAGCCCCTGAAAGAGCTATCATGTCAAACTGGCTGAGATTGTGCCTGGCAAACATTGTGTTCAGTTGAATGAGATTGAAGTTAGGTTCTGGCAAGTTTCCAGCAACCCGAGATGCCTTGGAGATGAGCCCATCACGACGTCCCAATTCTACATTGTACGAAGGGCCTCCTGCCTGAATGTTTTCACCAAAGGAAACGAACAAGTCAACTGGCAGTATACATCTTATGgtaaataaagagagaaaaatgtcGAAGCCAAAAAAAACAAGGGGGGTATAGCATGCAGTGGATACCAGCACTACAACGTCTCTGGCGGCGATTGCTAAGATATCTGCACATGATACTACCCCAGGGCAAAGAGCCTCTACTGCTTCTTTAGCCTTTACCACAGTGTCAAATCCATCTCCTGCAAGGGAAAGGTTATCCTTGAAATCCTTTTCCGCGTCTCCATCCGGTGAAGCTATCATAACAGAGGCGTCACAGCCCTGAGGAAATGAGCAAACGAGATAAATCTTGTTAACGTTGATCACTTGAAATCTGTTAGCATACTGAAATAACTTTCTCATCACTATATTCTAATATCACCAAATTTTTAAACTTCCCAACCTTAAATGAGCTGTATATCATTCATCCAAACACAAGAAATAAAGAATGTCAATCTTTTGCTGCCCACCAAAACAGGAATACAGGATAGGAGCTATTCAAAGTATAGAATAAGTTTCTTGATCACTTGTATGTTACAAAACTTTTTTCTGGCTTGTTCTAAAATTTTACACCTTAATGAAATTGTAGCAGAAGATTAGGATGTTCGTTACCTCAACAAAGCAATCATGGAAAAAGAGACGCAGAGTCGCTGGAATAGTGACAAAAGTCTGGCTGAACTTTGTAGCCACAGCCTGTTGAACTGTGAATTCCACATTAGGACAGGTAAAAGCGTAGAAGTTCTCTTGTAGCTGCCCATCAGCTCCGCCAAGAATCACTATGATTGCCAAGATAAGCACATATAAGCCCCCCCATCTCTCCATTTTTCACTTTCTTGATGAAAAAATTGATCCTTTTTTTTCCCCTCCCGATCTACTGTCCAGTGACTTGTAGTAGCAGAACAAACATGTACATATATACTAGTACAGAAAAAGTAATGAGGAAGGTAGATGAATGCTGATTCTAATATATATCACTGATTTGTTCCTAAGTCCCAAAGTTAACATTATTGATGTCCTAGCTGGATGAAGGAAAAAACTTCCTCACGTAAGTGTTTACACCGAACCAATCAACTCACGAGTTTTCTCATACAGGTATATAATGTTAAACTAATGTAGTTTGGTGTGAACACTGAGTATTGAgtaatttgtttttgttttttctattcaTGTAGTGGATGGTGCTCCGTTTattatatagtagctcacccaatTAACTACCTCCACGTGAGTACTATTTCcatattcatacttcatattagTTGCCTTAGTCTCTTAAACATAAGTGGTTAACTGTGTCCTGATAGAAAATGTAAAGCAATTTGGGATGATCAAACACACAGAAGAATGCGTCCAGTCCGATCCAACGGCTGAGGGAAAAGGAAATTTCAACTATTACCAAATCTAGTTCTTAGTAGAATTTGAGCATTTTTTAATTTCTAGTTGAATTTTTCTGTTGATATGTTACGTGTTAAGATCGTGTGTTTAAAGATATAAATTCCTATTACTTACACCATTCAACGCTGTTGTTTGGTGATATTGGAAGATTGAGAGTAGTTTCTTCTAGTTGCAAGATTTAATCTACTCCCACCAAGCAAGTTATTGAAACTTATGGAAAATGACACATTAACTAATCATATTATATTACAATAATCTAGATGATCCATATTTGCATAAAGGCAATTGTCTGATATAAAATAACACGcttgatattattatatatacatatatttttcttcTCCTCAATGCATACGCAATTAAATTGACTTTGGCACATCCAATAGAACAATTCATACAATTTATAGAACCTCAAGCCATTGATAGACACTACTTCCTGTAAATGGCTTtcctttttcaaattaaaaaattgtaaCGCGCCTGGAAGCGTTTGTAGATAAATATTTGATCTAGTCAGTGTGTAGGTAAGTTCCGCTAACCATTGGGTGATAGTTTATTAGGAAACTCACGCTCCCAATAgttcatatataaaaattttaaaatggggatagcttaggtgtgtttttgACCCTCGActcttttcaaataaataatagtgCAGTGTAGCTGGGGCTGGGAGAGACAAATGTGGGAGCTATCAGTTTATCCTCCCGTTGCAATAGCAACCAtacattaataatattaaaagtatgattatgtTGTAAAGGAAGTTTGTATCTACTGACCAATTCTTGAGAACCCAACTGGGATGCACCTTAATTGTGTGCATCCTTGTTTTTTTATGAGTTTATGTTATCTTCAGtgacaatatatacatataaaaaaaaaattatattgtcaggcaaaatttgaaaaatagaataataagttGAATTGTGTCaatagtatttaaaaaaaaaaagattattagtCGTTCTATGTGATTATTTTTAAGTCTCAATGATCGAGCTGTGATGCTGtatctttcaatttgaatttgttggCTTGTTAGAGTGCAAATGTGATAATTTCAATTTATGGCTGCTTAGGTACATCTTCATTTGACTCCCTTGCCAATGTTATACTccatgtgttttttcttttaaacacTAGGCTCTAGGTTTATGCACGTTGACCGTCTAATTAGTGTGCACAACATAAATACTTTTTTCAGTATTGTAACTTCGCTATTGTAGCAGAGTTTGGGCAGACTCATGCCTGTGATAGTGAATAGGGAAAATGCTCTTCAACTGTACATAAAATTAATGAGACACACCCCAATTTTCGGAGGATTCTATTACCCTTAgactaattaaaaccgtattttgGACAATTTTAATACCTACGTGTAGGGGTGGGCATACCGAATTACCATAACGAATCGAAATTTTTGATACCGTGATTTTTGGTATGGTATatgatatacattttaaatttttttgatatatggtatggtattcggtatttataAATAACATACCaaaataccgaataccataccaaaatatatatagttacataagttacttttatatacatatatatatatatatatatatgcaaaaaaaatacttagtacaacaacaacaacaacaaactcagtgtattcccatagCGTGGGATTTggggaaaaaaaatatttagttttagtataaaaatatttaaacattgaAACTTTtgctactctatcttgattgaaatgtctttttggtgtaattgactaataaaagaaattgtttgtacttctttttcaatatttttacatgtgtaatgtgtatttatgatacaattaagacaTACTTTTGAAAAGTCGAAataataatactctagtatacgAATATATTGTCAAAGGTAAACAAACTATGGTTACCGATTACCATACTGCAAAATACCGAAACCAAACGtcaaaataccgaaccataccaaattaatatggtatggtaatggtatactgtttttaaaaactaaatatcgAAATTACCGTACCGAAGTTTCAAATATCGTATCATACCATATCATGTCCGCCCCTACCTACGTGGTAAgtcagtgaatcaacacactgaaggtccatgtaggcacacgtatgtaccatgtaggcactaagatcgccaaaaatattattttagttagtCCAAGGGTAATAAGACTCTCATAAAATTTGCATGTATCTCAACAATTTTGTATATAGTTTAGGAAGCATTTCCTCTAGTTAGTATATGAAGAAAGGGTGGCATAATGTCTTTACCTTTCCTCACATAAAGGCATTGTTAACTTTGTACATTTAGCATTAGTCTGGGAATTACAAATAGCACAAGAAAGTCTATTTATGTTGCTGTATTACATTTGATCCTAATATATAAGCCACTAAAGTATACAAAATCAAGGCTTTTTAAAGAGAACATGATGGTTATTCGCTTTTTTAATCAAACAATTTGTGGAGTTAGCTTCAACAAATTAAAGATCATTGACATATTCGGATTAGCTTTTTCGCAAAGATTTTGTATCTAAGTTGTTATTTTTAATGAACAAAAAATACCTTCTCActctattaaaattattaaaagtcTAACAGAAATGAATATTCAATTcaatcaagttttattttttatcaaatattcctTAGCAAACAACAAAAGctttaattaatcaaataaaaaaaaaaaagtacatcaTTCAATTTTGGACTTCTAGATAAAGGGTAAATGGAAATGCCCATTTCACATGATATTACTTTATTGAGAATGAACttaaaaaaatgccaaaaattaaCTTAAACATTTCAATGTATTGATACAtaagaaaataagctaaacaaAAATCACCTGAAATACTAAAGTAAATTCActaaataatcttttttatttagaACAAAATGCATAAAATATTTCAGGAGTTTCgagaaagataaaaaagttttaaaatttgggAAAAGCATAGGTGTGGAGGCAGGggaatgaaattcaaaattaatggCGATGGAATTTGAAACGCAAAGGGAATTAGGGTTTCCTTTCTGGAAGCCAATTCGTCGACGTTTTGGTCCTGATGATCCCTTCTTCGCTTATGGCAACATTCAACGAGAGCTTCTCGCTAAGCAGGTTCCTTCTTCTTCCTCTCTATCATCTCCATAATGTTGAACTAGCCATCTCTCTCTGTTTACTCTTTTTTTGTTCATTTCTAGATTGCATTGGATTTGACCGAAGAAGAGAAGCAGCTTgttcaaaatatcatcacagATGAGGAAATCAGGTAGTATAAACTGTTCAAGCTGTTTTATCAGATTTATATACtgagaaaaatcaaaatacaGTGACATCAAACTATAATTTTAACAGAAATCAGGATCATGTTCATTGTCATAATGCTGTTACTTTGTTATTGAGATTGATAGAATATGCACTTTTATATTTCTCTTTGACTGGAAAAAAAAAATCCGTGCTTTTAGCTGTAGCCTCAAGTGCAAAGAGAAGTAGGACTAACATAATGCACAGTATAAAACTGCTTTAGGAGTTTAATTATCATTCCCTTCCTGCATCGCTTGAAATATAAAGCTTTTCTTCTTTCAGAAAATCTTAAAGACTGAAAGACAGTGACTTCAGGAGTGGATTTCAGAAGGAAAGAGTTTGTTTGCGTCCTGCAAATTGCTTATGTTAGAACTAGTAGAAAGAAAGGAGATTCATAGTCGCTAATATCTTTCTGGTGTCAGTTGTGTATACATTGCAGCCTTTTAATGCAGTAACCTGCCAAGGTCCCAATTGTTACGAGTTTGATACTACGCATTTCTTCCTTGTTGAATGTTGTTAGATTTTTAAGCTCATTATGAAACACTGTTGCGTACACAACCAAAGGGAGTAGAAAACTTCTTGGTCTACAGACAAGTTGAGAGGTGCATCCGCACATGCAGAAGAGAGATGGTGAACAGAACCGGAGGGGAGAAAGATCCACCAAAAAGTGCTGtgattttagtatttcttatgaattttctaataaatattaGCTTAGGCAAGCAACGGCTACCTCTTGTTTGTCAGTTCTGTGGCTACCCAAAATTGAGAATGCAGAAGATAAGGGATGAATTTCATACCTTTATGTCTAGATTATTTACAGGGGCTAAGACAATTAAGAAGAAACTAGAAGAGGAGGCTAACTTCACTATATAAAGGTTTCCACCTTCCATACTAGTCTGGATATTGATAAACATGAAGTTTTGCATAGGTTGAACAGTGACCTAGTTTTTTGTTCTATTTGATATAATCACTATATCACTTTCTCAGATTTTCTTGGCTTAGCCTCAATTTCTATGGTGCTCATTTGCACCTGCATTTACTGGCTCTGAGGTTCTTTTTTCTGCTTTATTACTGTAAAATATTAAAGGTCCGAATTATGTATTGCTTaacttcttatttcttttttatagaagtaatatttttaacaagattatttttttttatcattattgaggTGATTTCTGGTTTTATTTACTGTTATTGAAAAATCTATTAATACGTCACTAACGTCTGATAAAAATTGGTCAAATGCTTGACAGCAATCTCTTCTGTCCAATCATTGGTTGTGGTGCACGGATGAAATCTCTCGATGACTTTGAAGACCACTATGCTACGCGACATACTGCATCTTGCTCTGTCTGCTCTCGAGTTTACCCAACATCACGCCTGCTCAGCATACATGTGTCAGAGGCTCATGATTCCTTTTTTCAGGCAAAAGCTGCTCGTGGCTTTCCCATGGTAATATTTTGTCTCATAGTTTTCCTGAGGATGGCCCGTAGAAAATGTAGCAAAATCCCTTGCATTATGTAAATACTGAAAGAGTGACATCAGAATAGACAGAAGAATGTTGAATCAGCAAAGAGGCATGATTTCAACAACTGAGTTGTTTGTTGAATCATCCAATTTGCGTTCGCTCTAAAAAAATAGACTATCCACAGTATAAATTGCGAATCAACAGGAACTGCCATTTTCCAGAGAACTCTTCTTTCGAGAATAAATCAATCCGTAACACTCAAAAGAGATTTCCAAAACAAACAATGGCTGGAAAATTTAGACAATACCAACTTTTCTCTgagataaagaaagaagaaaaaattatacaGGAGATTCTTTTTTCTCTGTTTCAGAGAAAAATATAGCAAGCAGTTCCTGTTCGTAAAAGTAATAGCTGAAGGGACTGTGCAGTCACATATGTGAACAGTTTACATGCATCATCCGGGTTAATGGGGAGTTATAAATAACCCATCCTGAATTTGCATCATCTTGCCCCTCCCCTCCCGAGATGAAAGTTTGCATTTTCTTTCCAAGTTTAGGAGTTGCTTGAATCCTTGTTGAAGAATTGGCTCTTTTATTGTGGTTGGTCTCGTATATATAAAGTCTGCATGCACTTGTTTATGTCTAGACTGTTCAAACAAAGTTATGAGTAACACTTCTGTTTCGATCTTTTTTGAATGTCTGGATCTAGCTATTTACTGAAATTCTCGTTTTCCTGTAGTATGAGTGCCTGGTGGAAGGCTGTGGTGTCAAGTTGAAGAGCTACAAAAGCAGGCAGCAACATCTAGTTGACAAGCATAAATTTTCAGCTTCTTATGAGTTCTTCAGAAAAGCTCGTCCATCAAAGAAACAGAGGCAGAAATTGCAGTATAAACAAGCATCGTATCAGACTCAAGAGACGTCAAGTGCAATGCAAGTCGAGGAAGAAAGGATAGATAATCTTGTTTCAGCAGTATCGAAATTAACCACTGCAGACTCTCCTTCAGCAATCAGCTTTGGCCGTAGTAGGACTCGTGGATTATCATTTGTGCCTCGTGCTGTTAATCGACAGAGAGGATCAGTCACCTCAACTGGTGGAACAAAAAAGTAGTGGCATGCCAATGGAATCTTGAAGCGCCTGAAAATGTCAGGCTCATGTTATGAAAGATATGATTTGAAGCTGATTTTGGAGCTTTTGACTGCCACTGACATTGGCTACAAGCCTACAACACAATGTAATGATGGTTTCAACATGTTAACCACTGCTCTGAATTCATTGTATTTCCCTCTTCAGAGGCTATCTCATCACTAGTGGCTGCAAGAAAGaggaacttaattttttttttttcaatcattgCTCAAACTTCTTTAGTCCATCAAATCAAAGTAAAGGTTGTGTCTTTCATATTATAGCAATTAACAATATTAATCCGAAGTATTTGATTATTATATCTCATTCAACTGAAGATTAGAGTGGAAGAAAAATGAAGCAAGTGAATTACTTTCCAGAGTTAGAAATGAATCCTGGTGCTAATATAGGTTCAAAGTTTTCACTTCAGATTTCCTCAAGGATAATGTATTTTTTACCCGAGTGAAACAGATGAATCAAAGTGTGCGAAAAATCTGGAAATGGCTTTTGGTATTAGTTCCTTTTTCTGTATCAGA comes from Capsicum annuum cultivar UCD-10X-F1 chromosome 2, UCD10Xv1.1, whole genome shotgun sequence and encodes:
- the LOC107860775 gene encoding zinc finger protein 511; translation: MAMEFETQRELGFPFWKPIRRRFGPDDPFFAYGNIQRELLAKQIALDLTEEEKQLVQNIITDEEISNLFCPIIGCGARMKSLDDFEDHYATRHTASCSVCSRVYPTSRLLSIHVSEAHDSFFQAKAARGFPMYECLVEGCGVKLKSYKSRQQHLVDKHKFSASYEFFRKARPSKKQRQKLQYKQASYQTQETSSAMQVEEERIDNLVSAVSKLTTADSPSAISFGRSRTRGLSFVPRAVNRQRGSVTSTGGTKK
- the LOC107860773 gene encoding peroxidase 16, encoding MERWGGLYVLILAIIVILGGADGQLQENFYAFTCPNVEFTVQQAVATKFSQTFVTIPATLRLFFHDCFVEGCDASVMIASPDGDAEKDFKDNLSLAGDGFDTVVKAKEAVEALCPGVVSCADILAIAARDVVVLAGGPSYNVELGRRDGLISKASRVAGNLPEPNFNLIQLNTMFARHNLSQFDMIALSGAHTLGFSHCDRFANRIYSFTPSNPDPSLDPEYAKQLMGMCPQNVDPSIAINMDPVTPRTFDNEYYKNLVGGKGLFTSDQVLFTDESSQGTVNDFANNGFDFNGAFVTAMRKLGRVGVKTGDKGEIRLDCSRFNS